The genomic segment gtttctgaatcaatcagcatttttgaaatcTGTTGAAACGAGTGTTTCAATGAGTCACTCATTATGACAGTCACCCTGGTGTATAGTGATCTTGAAAAGACAACTGTCTTTGTTGAAAGAAAAGCGAAGTTGTTTCATACATACACAACAACTCTCTGGGTCAGCAGCAGCACAAACGCAGATTTGATTTGCTCACCAGTGTGATCTCATTTGCCAAAGGATTATAGACAGCtgaattttaaatgtgaaattgcaACCTTTTagcgattaatcgtgcagctctacttcATAGGctataacaaaaagaaaaaaaaatgttttaataaaaattagccTCTAGTTTAAGTGCCTTTAGTTGATGAAACAACCTTGTATGTATATTTGTATACATCCAGTCTTGAGTAAAACGGCACAATGTTAGATTCTCCACTTCAAAACCTTTTAATTGCTGTGAACTCTGGAGAAACTGGACTAATATTCAATAGACATGGCTGTTTGAACATTATTTTGTCAGTATTCAAAAGTAACCTTTTACAAATTAACATAAACCTCGTAATCCCAGCGGACCATTGTCTGCTTTCAGATGACACTTCTGAGAATTCCAGTCTCTCAGCATCTGTCAAAAAACCGAGCATCCTTTTCACTTTTACATGCTCCGTACTTTCCATTAGGTAGCTGCGCAAATCCTCATCCTATGAgctctttaaaatattataggCTACAACAACAATTGTGTTGTAAACGGACTGTTGACTGTATTTCAGGTGCTTAGGGATGTATCAAATAATTCCATCTGCACTATATTTGGTGTAGTGAGCAGTTAATCTACACATTTCTCTATCAAGCCCTACAGAAGAGTGAAGCAGGGCCACCTGATGTGCTCGAAATGGACGTAATTGAGTGGACCGAAAAGATAATTAATGAGCAATCAATGAACATGCAATAGAAGGGGGGCACGTACAGCGAGCAGGGGATTCAATCTAAGAGTTATGAATGATTTAACAGAGGAAGCAGACTTGCATGACAATACAAAACTGTACAGGTCGGACCAATTTAATCTACTATGACTCTAATCACTTTTACAGGTGGTCCACTGTATTAAgccagagattttttttttttttttacaacaaaaaactTGGCTTTCAATGCCCAgtgaaatacaaataaacattttatagtGTGCTTGGGTAAAACtattcataaaataatatgttacGGTTGCCTGTCAAATAAAAAGCTGCAAGAGTGCGTCTTGATCCACAAAGGTCACTTAAAACCACTACAGATAAACCTTTTCTTGTCCTGCTCATTTCCTGCCTTCAGTATTTAATTAATGTCAAGGGAATGAATGACTGAATGTGGAAACTGTCAAATTTTCATGCATTCATTATTTATCTGATGTGCAAACTGGCACTAGACCACACCACGACAGCTCTGGCTGCTGAGTCGTGTGACACATTTTTAGGTGATGAGTGAAATGTAAATATGgtgtttattttagttattaaatTGTCAAAACATATGGCATTGCTGCTGAGATTGTTTGGACACAAATATTAACGtcatgattttttctttttataagcCTTTTTTCTGGTCAGCCTTGCAAAACTATACAACTGTGTCCAATTTGCACCCATGTTGTTTAGTGCGGTGGTAATCAATTTTTATAGAAAAAACCCATAATCCAACTATTCTGAATCCTCTAGATGAAGCTGACCTCATGGTGAAGCCCAATATAATGAACTGAGACAAAGAGAAACTACTTTCTACATTTGACTGCACACATAATGTCCATAATAAGGAATAAGATAGTTGAAGGGATTATTCACCAAAAAATGTTATCATTCAcacatcctcatgtcgttccaaaccgttTTTCTTCTGTGACAAAGAAGATTGTCTTTACAATGACAGTGTCGATGATGTTCAGTgctgttttggaccccactgacttccattgtatggacaaaaacagttgaaaaattattcaaaatatcttaattttgtgTTCGCAGAAGAAGGAAAGTCATACAAGGTTTAGAaggacatgaaggtgagtaaataattacagcatttatcattttttgggtgaaatatattCGAAAGCAATTGAGCTGAAGACGTCATTTCAACcacaaacaaaatgtataaatacagATAAATTCTTACCTGCCCATTTTTCTTGAGGTCTGCCCACATACTGGTCCCATCTCCTCCTCTCATCAGGACATGGTATGTGAAGAAGTAGATACCAGGTAGAGGGCATGTGAATTTTCCAGTGCTGGGCTCATAGTAGTTGCCAACATTGGTCACCACATCATCAAATTTGAGCACATCAGTTCCTTCATGTTGCTTGCGCAGGCCTGCGTAAAATGCAATCTTAGGGCTGTAGAACGACGGCACATAACCGCCAGGCCCAGGACCCGGAGGCCCTTGTGGACCTGGCTTTCCAGGCTCTCCAGGTGGACCAGGTGGTCCTGGGCTCCCTGGAGGTCCCCGATAACCAGATTTCCCTCTCCGGTTTGGAAAATCAGGAGGTGGGGGTGAAACAGCCGTTAGCTCCTGGCCATGAGGAGTGGTGTAGGGGTCACAAACCATCCGACAACTTCCTA from the Ctenopharyngodon idella isolate HZGC_01 chromosome 22, HZGC01, whole genome shotgun sequence genome contains:
- the c1ql4a gene encoding complement C1q-like protein 4, whose protein sequence is MVLILLVTIPLLVHNTKGGGANAGSHYEMLGSCRMVCDPYTTPHGQELTAVSPPPPDFPNRRGKSGYRGPPGSPGPPGPPGEPGKPGPQGPPGPGPGGYVPSFYSPKIAFYAGLRKQHEGTDVLKFDDVVTNVGNYYEPSTGKFTCPLPGIYFFTYHVLMRGGDGTSMWADLKKNGQVRASAIAQDADQNYDYASNSVILHLDVGDEVCVQLDGGKVHGGNTNKYSTFSGFLIYAD